In a genomic window of Streptomyces noursei ATCC 11455:
- a CDS encoding WXG100 family type VII secretion target, with product MSGQFGVEPTALTDLAGKFDLQAKDLDGPIRSFAATSAEVGEAFGILGACDGAMQKYQKLLNSTVEALSQLPQVLTSDADRLRINASQYADADQAAVGHLQSVPRYQAV from the coding sequence ATGAGCGGGCAGTTCGGCGTGGAGCCGACGGCGCTGACGGATCTGGCCGGCAAGTTCGACCTTCAGGCGAAGGACCTCGACGGCCCGATCCGTTCCTTCGCCGCGACATCGGCGGAGGTCGGGGAGGCGTTCGGGATCCTCGGCGCCTGCGACGGCGCGATGCAGAAGTACCAGAAGCTGCTGAACAGCACGGTCGAGGCGCTGAGCCAGCTGCCCCAGGTGCTCACCAGCGACGCCGACCGGCTGCGGATCAACGCGTCCCAATACGCGGATGCCGACCAGGCGGCCGTCGGACACCTGCAGTCCGTGCCCCGTTACCAGGCGGTGTGA
- a CDS encoding helix-turn-helix domain-containing protein, which translates to MSVGSALNATLRSAMQAAGLSPRQLAMRVGVSTKTIERWLADVELIPHARNREDAAQALGVDVEMLWPKSVAERVKIGADREIVRSYPYRSACPSTVWADLVGRANDELFFAGYTNYFLWTQQPAFAATLRTKVKAGCRVRFLVGDPEGEAARQREAVEDVALSVSARIRMTLDELEKMGAVEGLEVRTSAAVDAPSHIALSVFRFDDEALVTPHLARLVGHDSPLLHLKRYEPGGMFDRFAEHAEQLWTGATAV; encoded by the coding sequence ATGTCCGTGGGGAGTGCCTTGAACGCGACATTGAGGTCTGCTATGCAGGCCGCTGGTTTATCGCCCCGTCAGCTCGCCATGCGGGTCGGTGTGTCCACCAAGACCATTGAACGATGGCTGGCAGATGTCGAGCTCATACCGCATGCCCGAAATCGCGAGGATGCCGCTCAGGCGCTGGGAGTTGACGTTGAAATGCTGTGGCCGAAGTCCGTCGCGGAGAGAGTGAAGATCGGCGCTGACCGGGAGATCGTCCGTAGCTACCCGTACCGTTCGGCGTGTCCGTCCACGGTGTGGGCGGATCTGGTCGGCCGGGCGAACGACGAGCTGTTCTTCGCCGGGTACACGAACTACTTCCTTTGGACGCAACAGCCCGCGTTTGCGGCGACGTTGCGGACCAAGGTCAAGGCCGGCTGTCGAGTCCGCTTCCTGGTCGGGGATCCGGAGGGGGAGGCGGCGCGTCAGCGTGAGGCGGTGGAGGACGTCGCCCTCTCGGTTTCCGCGAGGATCAGGATGACGCTGGACGAGCTGGAGAAGATGGGCGCAGTGGAGGGACTGGAGGTGCGGACCTCCGCGGCCGTGGATGCGCCGTCGCACATCGCGCTGTCGGTCTTCCGGTTCGATGACGAAGCACTGGTCACCCCGCACCTTGCCCGTCTGGTCGGCCATGACTCACCGTTGCTGCACCTGAAGCGGTACGAGCCGGGCGGGATGTTCGACCGGTTCGCGGAGCACGCGGAGCAGCTGTGGACGGGGGCAACGGCGGTTTGA
- a CDS encoding SDR family oxidoreductase, producing MIVVTGATGNIGRSLVGRLLEEGVPVRALTRDPARAGLPARTEVVRADLTTDTALVPLLSGADALFLNLAAGDGESARRLIDAAVEAKVPRLVFNSSLGVTDTPVDETNFISRSHAAVERAVRASGLEWTFLRGGNYATNALGWAPAIRGNGVVRDPHPGSQGAPIHEADLADAAAVALLDRTGAHVHQVHRLTGPEVLTNAQQVAAIAEAIGRPVRIEQIPEDEAAEAMAGPHLPLAAARELIGLFGRAVDAPVFPVTDTVERVTGHPARPFAQWARDHAGDFS from the coding sequence GTGATCGTCGTAACCGGAGCAACCGGCAATATCGGCCGCAGTCTTGTGGGCCGCCTTCTGGAGGAAGGTGTTCCGGTTCGCGCGCTCACTCGGGACCCGGCCCGCGCCGGCCTCCCCGCCCGGACCGAGGTGGTCCGCGCCGACCTCACGACGGACACCGCCCTCGTCCCGCTGCTCAGCGGTGCCGATGCCCTCTTCCTCAACCTCGCGGCCGGCGACGGCGAGTCCGCGCGGCGGCTGATCGACGCCGCCGTCGAGGCGAAGGTCCCGCGCCTGGTCTTCAACTCCTCCCTCGGGGTGACGGACACCCCCGTCGACGAGACCAACTTCATCTCCCGCTCGCACGCCGCGGTGGAGCGCGCGGTACGCGCGTCCGGCCTGGAATGGACCTTCCTGCGCGGGGGCAACTACGCCACCAACGCCCTCGGTTGGGCCCCGGCGATCCGCGGCAACGGCGTGGTGCGCGACCCGCACCCGGGCTCCCAGGGCGCGCCGATCCACGAGGCCGACCTCGCGGACGCCGCCGCCGTCGCCCTCCTGGACCGCACCGGCGCCCACGTTCACCAGGTGCACCGCCTGACCGGCCCCGAGGTGCTCACCAACGCCCAGCAGGTCGCCGCCATCGCCGAGGCCATCGGCCGCCCGGTGCGCATCGAGCAGATCCCGGAGGACGAGGCCGCCGAGGCGATGGCTGGCCCCCACCTCCCGCTGGCGGCCGCCCGCGAACTCATCGGCCTCTTCGGCCGGGCGGTGGACGCCCCCGTCTTCCCCGTCACGGACACCGTCGAACGCGTCACCGGCCACCCGGCCCGCCCCTTCGCCCAGTGGGCGCGGGACCACGCGGGCGACTTCTCCTGA
- a CDS encoding LmeA family phospholipid-binding protein produces MRTPTRIASPSSPPARPTASAPEAGDRPHIAGHPDDPQGDTRELPPVDAANPYADLAALADPEPRADDAYAREAGAGYGPSPVRRTYLNERDHSDDPLGLGLRSDDEGDEDTWAPPNHRKSKRGISRFAAVPRTIKALVALTACAGVLALADRFAVLYAQNKAEEQVKTALHLHARPEVDIHGFPFLTQVFDKRLDQVDVVIPDVAADRVSLAKVEATARDIRLNGDLPTAIKGATIGSMHGSVLLAFDDMNRELGASQVKFSGMGSNGVRAVGELPIAGHTLRVRAEARIQRNGERGISTDIGQMRLDIGDVAVYRPGTGKEEGLRLTQKGAAELSRQAAKVKSMLSIPAIAQRIGIPKEYIDDALRSDDKLHELIGSPRFVHQLMQVNLVDVVMEHPWLLQKVGLDAKMLGALTDLTKPQLADRLSLSFQLPKTPGDVRLRDITVESDGIRVDLTGANLPFGDAAKGGGKGK; encoded by the coding sequence ATGCGAACCCCCACACGCATAGCTTCACCCTCGTCCCCACCTGCCCGTCCGACCGCCTCCGCTCCCGAGGCCGGTGACCGGCCCCACATAGCCGGGCACCCGGACGATCCGCAGGGCGACACCAGGGAGCTCCCGCCGGTCGACGCCGCCAATCCGTACGCGGATCTGGCCGCGCTCGCCGACCCGGAACCCAGAGCGGACGACGCGTACGCCCGGGAGGCCGGGGCGGGGTACGGCCCGTCGCCCGTGCGGCGCACCTACCTCAACGAGCGGGACCACAGCGACGATCCGCTGGGCCTGGGCCTGCGTTCGGACGACGAGGGCGACGAGGACACCTGGGCGCCCCCGAACCACCGGAAGTCGAAGCGGGGCATCAGCCGCTTCGCCGCCGTCCCGCGCACCATCAAGGCGCTGGTCGCGCTGACGGCCTGCGCGGGGGTCCTCGCGCTCGCCGACCGGTTCGCCGTGCTGTACGCGCAGAACAAGGCCGAGGAGCAGGTGAAGACGGCGCTGCACCTGCACGCCCGGCCCGAGGTGGACATCCACGGGTTCCCGTTCCTCACCCAGGTCTTCGACAAGCGGCTCGACCAGGTCGACGTGGTGATCCCGGACGTCGCCGCGGACCGGGTCTCGCTGGCGAAGGTGGAGGCCACGGCCCGGGACATCCGGCTCAACGGCGATCTGCCGACCGCCATCAAGGGCGCCACCATCGGCTCGATGCACGGCAGTGTGCTGCTCGCCTTCGACGACATGAACCGTGAACTGGGCGCGTCCCAGGTCAAGTTCAGCGGGATGGGGAGCAACGGGGTGCGTGCGGTCGGCGAGCTGCCGATCGCCGGACACACCCTGCGCGTGCGGGCCGAGGCGCGCATCCAGCGCAACGGAGAGCGGGGGATCTCCACCGACATCGGGCAGATGCGGCTGGACATCGGCGATGTCGCGGTCTACCGCCCGGGCACCGGCAAGGAGGAGGGCCTGCGGCTGACCCAGAAGGGCGCCGCCGAGCTCAGCCGGCAGGCGGCCAAGGTCAAGTCGATGCTCAGCATCCCGGCGATCGCCCAGCGGATCGGCATCCCCAAGGAGTACATCGACGACGCCCTGCGCAGCGACGACAAGCTGCACGAGCTGATCGGCTCGCCGCGCTTCGTCCATCAGCTGATGCAGGTCAACCTCGTCGACGTGGTGATGGAGCACCCCTGGCTGCTCCAGAAGGTCGGCCTCGACGCGAAGATGCTCGGCGCCCTGACCGACCTGACGAAGCCCCAGCTGGCGGACCGGCTGTCGCTCTCCTTCCAGCTTCCCAAGACGCCGGGGGACGTGCGGCTGCGCGACATCACCGTGGAGAGCGACGGCATCCGGGTCGATCTGACCGGCGCGAACCTGCCGTTCGGCGACGCGGCGAAGGGCGGGGGGAAGGGGAAGTAA
- a CDS encoding ATP-binding protein: MSGTGDVHAPHGRETHGHEAHGHETHDAGGGGAAPRAGGSFGLTRFHQLPLRSRLALLTAVAVAFAVALSAAACWLITRDRLTEQLDTSLGTVEVNSDYVQAISARCAGSPLNARFLPTPYTIQLVSASGYVCTSPNKAPIPAQRVDQAVADGRLARAVHTTKDENGASMRVSTVPYRGPVADAQGNRVAISVAAPMDQVTDPLNQLALVLLVVAGVGVLGAATAGLWVARAGLKPVDRLTAAVEHVARTQDLTIRIPTDGEDEIARLSRSFNAMTAALAASRDLQQQLIADAGHELRTPLTSLRTNIDLLERSERSGRPIPAADKEALLASVKAQMGELAALIGDLQVLSRPPEAGAGDGAASVRVVALHDIVGTALERARLRGPSLTITADLDPWYVRAEPAALERAVVNLLDNAVKFSPSGGTVEVRLAGGALTVRDHGPGIPLEELPHVFERFWRSPSARSLPGSGLGLSIVARTAEQAGGGVRLRNAPGGGTEALLTMPGAPAPPPDIPGAADGPAGEPGAPGRQAAPGDGAQSGEQGAPPGA, translated from the coding sequence ATGAGCGGCACCGGCGACGTCCACGCCCCGCACGGCCGCGAGACGCACGGTCATGAGGCGCACGGTCATGAGACGCACGACGCGGGCGGCGGGGGCGCGGCGCCCCGGGCGGGCGGCTCCTTCGGCCTGACGCGGTTCCACCAACTGCCGCTGCGCTCCCGGCTGGCGCTGCTCACCGCCGTCGCGGTCGCGTTCGCGGTGGCGCTGTCGGCCGCCGCCTGCTGGCTGATCACCCGCGACCGGCTCACCGAGCAGCTCGACACCAGCCTCGGCACGGTCGAGGTGAACTCCGACTACGTCCAGGCGATCAGCGCCCGCTGCGCCGGCAGCCCGCTGAACGCCCGCTTCCTGCCCACGCCGTACACCATCCAGCTGGTCTCCGCGAGCGGTTACGTCTGCACCTCGCCCAACAAGGCACCCATCCCCGCCCAGCGCGTGGACCAGGCGGTCGCCGACGGGCGGCTGGCCAGAGCCGTCCACACCACCAAGGACGAGAACGGCGCCTCGATGCGGGTCTCGACCGTCCCCTACCGCGGCCCGGTCGCCGACGCCCAGGGGAACCGGGTGGCGATCTCGGTGGCCGCGCCGATGGACCAGGTCACCGACCCGCTCAACCAGCTCGCGCTGGTGCTGCTGGTGGTCGCCGGGGTCGGGGTGCTGGGCGCGGCGACCGCCGGCCTGTGGGTGGCACGGGCGGGCCTCAAGCCCGTCGACCGGCTGACCGCCGCCGTCGAGCACGTCGCCCGCACCCAGGACCTCACCATCCGCATCCCCACCGACGGCGAGGACGAGATCGCCCGCCTCTCCCGGTCGTTCAACGCGATGACCGCCGCGCTGGCCGCCTCCCGCGACCTCCAGCAACAGCTGATCGCCGACGCCGGCCATGAGCTGCGCACGCCCCTGACGTCCCTGCGGACCAACATCGACCTCCTGGAGCGCAGCGAGCGCTCCGGTAGGCCGATCCCGGCCGCGGACAAGGAGGCGCTGCTCGCGTCGGTCAAGGCCCAGATGGGCGAGCTGGCGGCGCTCATCGGCGACCTCCAGGTGCTCTCCCGCCCACCGGAGGCAGGAGCCGGCGACGGCGCGGCGTCCGTCCGGGTGGTCGCCCTCCACGACATCGTCGGCACCGCACTCGAACGGGCCCGGCTGCGCGGCCCCTCCCTCACCATCACCGCCGACCTCGACCCGTGGTACGTCCGTGCCGAACCGGCCGCGCTGGAGCGTGCGGTGGTCAACCTCCTCGACAACGCGGTGAAGTTCAGCCCCTCCGGCGGCACGGTCGAGGTCCGCTTGGCGGGCGGCGCGCTCACCGTCCGGGACCACGGCCCCGGCATCCCGCTCGAGGAACTCCCGCACGTCTTCGAACGCTTCTGGCGTTCCCCCTCCGCCCGCAGTCTGCCCGGCAGCGGACTGGGCCTGTCCATCGTGGCCCGCACGGCGGAGCAGGCCGGCGGCGGCGTGCGCCTGCGCAACGCCCCCGGCGGCGGTACGGAGGCCCTGCTGACCATGCCGGGTGCGCCCGCACCGCCGCCGGACATACCGGGGGCGGCCGACGGGCCGGCCGGCGAGCCGGGCGCGCCGGGCCGTCAGGCCGCGCCGGGGGACGGTGCGCAGTCGGGGGAGCAGGGGGCGCCGCCGGGCGCGTAG
- a CDS encoding response regulator transcription factor, whose protein sequence is MSPAEHGDHPARILIVDDEPAVREALQRSLAFEGYGTEQAVDGLDAVEKVAAYDPELIVLDVLMPRMDGLTAARRLRASGVTVPILMLTARDTVGDRVTGLDAGADDYLVKPFELDELLARIRALLRRSSYATAAGTARPDESELLGFADLRMNLATREVTRGDRPVELTRTEFTLLEMFLGHPRQVLTREQILKAVWGFDFEPTSNSLDVYVMYLRRKTEAGGEPRLVHTVRGVGYVLRLGGGPE, encoded by the coding sequence ATGAGCCCCGCCGAGCACGGTGATCACCCCGCCCGCATCCTCATCGTCGACGACGAGCCCGCGGTCCGCGAGGCGCTGCAGCGTTCGCTCGCCTTCGAGGGGTACGGCACCGAACAGGCCGTCGACGGCCTGGACGCGGTGGAGAAGGTCGCCGCCTACGACCCCGAACTGATCGTGCTGGACGTGCTGATGCCCCGGATGGACGGGCTGACCGCGGCCCGCCGACTGCGGGCGAGCGGGGTGACCGTACCGATCCTCATGCTGACCGCGCGGGACACCGTCGGCGACCGGGTCACCGGCCTGGACGCCGGCGCCGACGACTATCTCGTCAAGCCCTTCGAACTGGACGAACTGCTGGCCCGGATCCGCGCGCTGCTGCGCCGCAGCTCGTACGCGACGGCGGCCGGCACCGCCCGCCCGGACGAGAGCGAGCTGCTGGGCTTCGCCGATCTGCGGATGAATCTGGCCACCCGCGAGGTCACCCGCGGCGACCGCCCGGTCGAGCTGACCCGTACGGAGTTCACGCTCCTGGAGATGTTCCTGGGCCACCCCCGGCAGGTCCTCACCCGCGAGCAGATCCTCAAGGCCGTCTGGGGCTTCGACTTCGAGCCGACCTCCAACTCCCTCGACGTGTATGTGATGTACCTCCGCCGCAAGACGGAGGCGGGCGGCGAGCCGCGGCTGGTCCACACCGTGCGCGGGGTCGGCTACGTACTGCGGCTGGGGGGCGGTCCGGAATGA
- a CDS encoding S1C family serine protease — MTESYRRSGEEMPQDRPYAYGTEYGTGHHSSDHGADRARGDVPPPPPYAPGMPAADGPGAGEPRRRARRPIALIAAVALASGLIGGGSAALIAGATQQGSTSGGISTPLVNAGQNSGGTGVAGVAKAVSPAIVEIKARTGGGESTGSGVVITSSGEIITNNHVVAGARQVSVTFSDGSKKTATVVGTDPDKDLALIKVQGAKGLTHAVLGDSNKLAVGDPVVAIGSPEGLTGSVTSGIVSSLNRDVTVPKEDGQGQGQGQGQGQGGRGGFGGGGGWPFEFGGNQYNGDTGSSKTTYKAIQTDAALNPGNSGGALINMQGQIIGINSAMYAPGSSDSSQAGSVGLGFAIPINTVKADLDALRGGGSGGGNSGV, encoded by the coding sequence ATGACCGAGAGCTACCGCCGCAGCGGCGAAGAGATGCCCCAGGACCGGCCGTACGCCTACGGCACCGAATACGGCACCGGCCACCACAGCAGCGACCACGGCGCGGACCGCGCGCGCGGCGACGTACCGCCGCCGCCCCCGTACGCGCCGGGCATGCCCGCGGCCGACGGCCCCGGCGCGGGCGAGCCGCGGCGCCGGGCCCGCCGACCGATCGCGCTGATCGCGGCGGTGGCGCTGGCCTCGGGTCTGATCGGCGGTGGCAGCGCGGCGCTGATCGCCGGTGCCACGCAGCAGGGCAGCACGTCCGGCGGCATCTCCACCCCGCTGGTCAACGCCGGGCAGAACTCCGGCGGCACCGGGGTCGCCGGGGTGGCCAAGGCGGTCAGCCCGGCCATCGTGGAGATCAAGGCGCGTACCGGGGGCGGCGAGTCCACCGGCTCCGGCGTGGTGATCACCAGCAGCGGCGAGATCATCACCAACAACCACGTGGTGGCCGGCGCGCGCCAGGTGAGCGTCACCTTCAGCGACGGCAGCAAGAAGACCGCGACGGTCGTCGGCACCGACCCGGACAAGGACCTCGCGCTGATCAAGGTCCAGGGCGCCAAGGGGCTGACGCACGCGGTGCTCGGCGACTCCAACAAGCTCGCGGTCGGCGACCCGGTCGTCGCGATCGGCTCGCCGGAGGGCCTGACCGGCTCGGTGACCAGCGGCATCGTCTCCTCGCTCAACCGTGATGTCACCGTCCCCAAGGAGGACGGCCAGGGGCAGGGCCAGGGCCAGGGCCAGGGCCAGGGCGGTCGCGGGGGCTTCGGCGGCGGCGGTGGCTGGCCGTTCGAGTTCGGCGGCAACCAGTACAACGGCGACACCGGCTCGTCCAAGACCACCTACAAGGCGATACAGACCGACGCCGCGCTCAACCCGGGCAACTCCGGCGGTGCCCTGATCAACATGCAGGGGCAGATCATCGGCATCAACTCGGCCATGTACGCGCCGGGTTCGTCGGACAGCAGCCAGGCGGGCAGCGTCGGCCTCGGCTTCGCGATCCCGATCAACACCGTCAAGGCCGACCTCGACGCGCTGCGCGGCGGCGGCAGCGGGGGCGGGAACAGCGGGGTCTGA
- a CDS encoding LacI family DNA-binding transcriptional regulator, producing MAKVTRDDVAKLAGTSTAVVSYVINNGPRPVAPATRERVLAAIKELGYRPDRVAQAMASRRTDLIGLIVPDTRQPFFAEMAHAVEQAASERGKMVLVGNANYIDEREVHYLRAFLGMRVAGLILISQGPSEHAAAEIEAWDARVVLLHRRPDAIDDVAVMTDDIWGAQLATRHLLEHGHPYVAFLGGTEETPKSGDPVTDHVEGWRRAMLEFGRSPEGCYFQAPYNRYDAYQVALRVLAGPDRPPAIMCATDDQAIGVLRAARELRIDVPGELAVAGFDDVKEAALTDPPLTTVASDRQAMARAAVDLVLDDGLRVVNSRRERLRQFPSRLVVRRSCGCGG from the coding sequence GTGGCCAAGGTGACGCGGGATGATGTGGCAAAACTGGCGGGGACGTCCACCGCCGTCGTCAGTTACGTCATCAACAACGGACCGAGGCCGGTCGCCCCGGCCACGCGCGAGCGGGTGCTCGCCGCCATCAAGGAGCTCGGCTACCGGCCCGACCGGGTCGCGCAGGCGATGGCGTCCCGCCGTACGGACCTCATAGGTCTGATCGTGCCGGACACCCGACAGCCGTTCTTCGCGGAGATGGCGCACGCCGTCGAACAGGCCGCCTCCGAGCGGGGCAAGATGGTGCTGGTCGGCAACGCCAACTACATCGACGAGCGCGAGGTGCACTACCTCCGCGCGTTCCTCGGGATGCGGGTGGCCGGGCTGATCCTGATCAGCCAGGGCCCCAGCGAGCACGCCGCCGCGGAGATCGAGGCGTGGGACGCCCGGGTGGTGCTGCTGCACCGCCGGCCGGACGCCATCGACGACGTCGCGGTGATGACCGACGACATCTGGGGCGCGCAGCTGGCGACCCGGCACCTCCTGGAGCACGGCCACCCCTACGTCGCCTTCCTGGGCGGCACGGAGGAGACCCCGAAGTCCGGCGACCCGGTCACCGACCACGTCGAGGGCTGGCGGCGGGCCATGCTGGAGTTCGGGCGGTCGCCGGAGGGGTGCTACTTCCAGGCGCCGTACAACCGCTACGACGCCTACCAGGTCGCGCTGCGGGTGCTGGCCGGGCCGGACCGGCCGCCGGCCATCATGTGCGCCACCGACGACCAGGCCATCGGGGTGCTGCGGGCCGCCCGCGAGCTGCGGATCGACGTCCCCGGCGAGCTGGCGGTGGCCGGCTTCGACGACGTGAAGGAAGCGGCGCTCACCGATCCGCCGCTGACGACGGTGGCCTCGGACCGGCAGGCGATGGCCCGGGCCGCGGTCGACCTGGTGCTGGACGACGGGCTGCGGGTGGTCAACTCGCGCCGCGAGCGGCTGCGGCAGTTCCCGTCGCGGCTGGTGGTGCGGCGCTCCTGCGGCTGCGGCGGCTGA
- a CDS encoding response regulator transcription factor, whose product MSSLLLLTNALQPSTEVLPALGLLLHSVRVAPAEGPALIDTPGADVILIDGRRDLPHVRSLCQLLRSTGPGCPLVLVVTEGGLAAVTADWGVDDVMLDTAGPAEVEARLRLAMGRQQITTDNGPMEIRTGDLSVDEATYSAKLKGRVLDLTFKEFELLKYLAQHPGRVFTRAQLLQEVWGYDYFGGTRTVDVHVRRLRAKLGPEHESLIGTVRNVGYRFVVPEKVERAAAEAQAQADTTKAAKAAKPVGDGDGGTRADGPASVRSSSSGAGSTSAQPARR is encoded by the coding sequence GTGAGTTCGCTTCTGCTGCTGACCAATGCTCTCCAGCCGTCGACGGAGGTGCTTCCGGCGCTCGGCTTGCTGCTGCACAGCGTCCGGGTGGCCCCCGCCGAGGGCCCGGCCCTGATCGACACCCCAGGGGCCGACGTCATACTGATCGACGGCCGCCGCGATCTTCCACATGTGCGGTCCTTGTGCCAGCTGCTGCGGTCCACCGGGCCGGGCTGTCCGCTGGTGCTGGTGGTCACCGAGGGCGGGCTGGCCGCCGTCACCGCCGACTGGGGTGTCGACGACGTGATGCTGGACACGGCCGGTCCGGCCGAGGTCGAGGCGCGGCTGCGGCTGGCGATGGGCCGCCAGCAGATCACCACCGACAACGGGCCCATGGAGATCCGCACCGGCGACCTGTCGGTGGACGAGGCCACCTACAGCGCCAAGCTCAAGGGCCGGGTCCTGGACCTGACCTTCAAGGAGTTCGAGCTGCTGAAGTACCTGGCGCAGCACCCGGGCCGGGTCTTCACCCGCGCCCAGCTCCTCCAGGAGGTGTGGGGCTACGACTACTTCGGCGGTACGCGGACGGTGGACGTGCACGTCCGGCGGCTGCGCGCCAAGCTAGGCCCCGAGCACGAGTCGCTGATCGGCACGGTCCGGAACGTCGGCTACCGCTTCGTGGTACCGGAGAAGGTGGAGCGGGCGGCCGCGGAGGCCCAGGCCCAGGCGGACACCACGAAGGCGGCGAAAGCGGCGAAGCCGGTCGGGGACGGCGACGGGGGCACACGGGCCGACGGGCCGGCGTCGGTGCGTTCGTCCTCGTCGGGCGCGGGATCCACGTCCGCGCAGCCTGCCCGCCGGTAG